Proteins encoded within one genomic window of Alteribacter populi:
- a CDS encoding YheC/YheD family protein: MTIVPQNPLTLIRHFKFNERMSTNQIVISTKDNPLSESEALTISLGSWIKQCVLVRDEQVTPDTIVVHPKLFSSASLLKIDYSLQLVDQKRTHWRFGPVIAMLVSDAQENEAAPFGLMTEFATELATYAKSTNALFFVIPLSFDLEEERVTGFILENSSWKVKQLPYPDVVYNRLSSPKKETSKKGKHFLNQLRAKSIPFFNDRFIHKWEMHQLLDEHEELRPYLPKTILGHDRESFNQITKQFPQLYLKPIWGREGNGIIRVTVHEHSLEAEYPSDTSIKSYHFNSFHHLFKTILPRFKEKQYLVQQSIPLLQLDGCLIDIRVLTTKNETGEWRVASKIARCGVKDQIVSNVAKGGSQRKLLEVLNELIPEPEASQLFRFMNELAIEIARTIEEELGDQGHFGEFGVDIGIDTNGHPWILEVNSKPSKTYENTESEITIRPSAKKLLAFCQYLSGFE; the protein is encoded by the coding sequence ATGACGATCGTTCCGCAAAATCCACTGACTTTGATTCGTCACTTTAAGTTTAATGAAAGGATGAGTACGAATCAAATTGTCATTTCAACTAAAGACAATCCGCTCTCTGAATCAGAGGCGCTCACAATCAGCTTAGGATCATGGATAAAACAGTGTGTACTAGTACGAGATGAACAGGTAACTCCCGATACGATTGTCGTTCATCCAAAGCTCTTTTCTTCAGCAAGCCTGCTTAAAATAGATTACTCGCTGCAATTAGTTGATCAAAAGCGAACTCATTGGCGGTTTGGTCCTGTTATCGCAATGCTTGTTAGTGATGCTCAAGAAAACGAAGCGGCTCCTTTTGGACTGATGACTGAATTTGCAACGGAACTTGCCACTTACGCTAAGTCGACGAATGCTTTATTTTTTGTAATTCCCTTAAGTTTCGATCTAGAAGAGGAACGTGTTACTGGTTTTATCTTAGAAAATAGTAGTTGGAAAGTAAAGCAACTGCCTTATCCTGACGTCGTTTACAACCGGCTCTCCTCCCCCAAAAAAGAGACGTCAAAAAAAGGGAAACATTTTCTTAATCAATTAAGGGCGAAATCTATTCCTTTTTTTAACGATCGATTTATTCACAAATGGGAAATGCATCAACTCCTTGATGAGCATGAAGAGCTCCGGCCATATTTGCCAAAGACTATTTTAGGTCATGATCGCGAGTCTTTTAATCAAATTACGAAGCAGTTCCCACAACTTTACCTTAAGCCTATATGGGGGCGGGAAGGAAACGGCATTATTAGGGTTACTGTTCATGAACACTCATTAGAAGCAGAGTACCCTTCCGATACATCAATAAAGAGCTATCATTTCAATTCTTTTCACCATTTATTTAAGACGATCCTACCTCGTTTTAAGGAAAAACAGTATTTGGTTCAACAGTCAATCCCGCTTTTACAACTGGACGGATGCCTCATTGATATTCGGGTATTAACGACTAAAAACGAAACCGGAGAGTGGCGTGTGGCTTCAAAAATTGCCCGCTGTGGAGTAAAGGATCAAATCGTTTCGAATGTAGCGAAAGGTGGATCGCAAAGAAAACTTCTCGAGGTTCTAAATGAGTTAATACCAGAACCAGAAGCTTCCCAGTTGTTTCGTTTTATGAATGAATTAGCGATTGAGATCGCTCGCACCATCGAAGAAGAACTAGGAGATCAAGGTCACTTTGGTGAATTCGGAGTCGACATAGGGATCGACACAAACGGTCACCCTTGGATATTGGAGGTTAATTCCAAACCATCCAAAACCTACGAAAATACAGAGTCAGAGATAACAATTCGCCCTTCCGCAAAAAAACTGCTTGCTTTCTGTCAATATTTAAGTGGCTTCGAATGA
- a CDS encoding DUF445 domain-containing protein — translation MGAITLFILMVVIGGVIGGVTNLIAIRMLFRPFQAIYIGRYRMPFTPGLIPKRRGELAEQLGKLVVGHLITVEGVRSKLFDETLLNDIRDWFTKKVKDLTSNQTTLEQWWKAQSGGKWSSEKTKSQFISIVAERLVITSKEYRDKPLESWLPGDLMEKGNEKIPHVADAILKKGKVYVQSKEGKDKIEEMVSRYFLTKGSFGGMVGRMVSNIPIASRIQQQLLRFLEDEKSKKFIEKELHKEWKQLRKKSLNELFPYINWEEKAGDVAGEMAKKVPILSEWERPMHEWAPRYEDQLILMIPTVLDTLSVIIERNLQRMLQNLKLDDIVKQQVNSFPLPRIEKMILSIAKKELKMIALLGALIGGCVGFFQGLLVIFFF, via the coding sequence ATGGGAGCAATAACGTTATTTATATTAATGGTCGTCATAGGTGGGGTGATTGGGGGGGTAACAAACCTCATTGCGATCCGGATGTTGTTTAGACCATTTCAGGCTATTTATATTGGGAGGTATCGCATGCCGTTTACTCCTGGGTTAATCCCGAAACGACGAGGAGAATTGGCGGAACAGCTAGGTAAGCTGGTTGTGGGTCACCTGATTACCGTTGAGGGTGTTCGTAGCAAACTTTTTGATGAAACACTTCTAAACGATATCCGAGATTGGTTTACAAAAAAAGTGAAGGATTTAACATCCAATCAAACTACTTTAGAACAATGGTGGAAAGCGCAGTCAGGTGGGAAGTGGTCTTCTGAAAAAACGAAAAGTCAATTTATTTCCATTGTAGCAGAGCGCCTTGTCATTACGTCAAAAGAATATCGTGACAAACCGCTAGAATCCTGGCTTCCTGGCGATTTGATGGAAAAGGGGAATGAAAAAATTCCTCATGTAGCAGATGCGATTTTAAAAAAAGGGAAGGTTTATGTTCAGTCAAAAGAGGGAAAAGACAAGATTGAAGAAATGGTTTCTCGTTACTTTTTAACAAAAGGAAGTTTCGGGGGAATGGTCGGTCGTATGGTGAGTAACATTCCGATTGCCAGTAGGATTCAGCAACAGCTTCTCCGGTTTTTAGAGGACGAGAAATCAAAAAAATTCATAGAAAAAGAGCTACATAAAGAATGGAAACAGCTACGGAAAAAATCATTAAATGAACTTTTCCCCTATATTAATTGGGAGGAGAAAGCGGGAGACGTTGCCGGGGAAATGGCAAAGAAAGTTCCGATCCTTAGTGAGTGGGAACGCCCGATGCATGAATGGGCGCCTCGTTATGAAGACCAGCTTATTCTTATGATACCCACGGTTTTGGATACTCTGTCCGTAATTATTGAACGAAATTTGCAAAGAATGCTGCAAAATTTAAAGCTAGATGATATCGTCAAACAGCAAGTTAACAGCTTTCCATTACCACGAATAGAAAAAATGATTCTATCAATTGCAAAGAAAGAATTAAAAATGATTGCTCTGCTAGGGGCACTCATAGGTGGCTGTGTAGGTTTTTTTCAAGGTCTTCTCGTCATTTTCTTTTTTTAG
- a CDS encoding YlbF family regulator has product MANPYDKAHELARVLKESEEFSKLTELHEVVNSDDVAKRMLDNFRKVQIELQQKQMQGAQISEEEIQNAQKQFELVQQHETISQLMEAEQRMSQVISDVNKIITEPLEELYGAEGSEEQE; this is encoded by the coding sequence ATGGCTAACCCTTACGATAAGGCACATGAACTTGCACGTGTTTTAAAAGAAAGTGAAGAATTCAGCAAGCTTACTGAACTACATGAAGTTGTGAATAGCGATGATGTAGCAAAGCGTATGCTGGACAACTTCCGTAAAGTGCAAATCGAACTCCAACAAAAACAAATGCAAGGGGCACAAATTTCTGAAGAAGAAATTCAAAATGCCCAAAAGCAATTTGAACTTGTTCAACAGCATGAAACAATTTCTCAGCTTATGGAAGCTGAGCAACGTATGAGCCAAGTGATCAGTGATGTAAACAAAATCATCACAGAGCCACTTGAAGAGCTTTATGGTGCTGAAGGCAGCGAAGAGCAAGAATAA
- a CDS encoding Cof-type HAD-IIB family hydrolase — protein sequence MTYRLLALDIDGTLLRSNHKLAKETKEAVEYVRSKGVYVTLATGRTYPSAKKVAKALKVDDHELITHDGAFIGSSVDEPMFVRRLDSDRIFQIVDILENYHCHIRLLHEKYALANKIKQKNHLIARMNMGVGDPLLYAVNFVDSLSHHLIDQPLTVPKIKAHFWNEMEREDALEELEEVVSGVRLTSSDEYSVDITDAAVSKARGLQVIGQKLNIGLQEMVAVGSFENDQEMIAQVGLGVAMGQAPQSVKDVADWVTRSNDQNGVGYMIKEVFRKQLKVML from the coding sequence ATGACATATCGCTTATTGGCGTTGGACATCGATGGAACCCTGTTAAGATCTAATCATAAGCTTGCAAAAGAAACGAAAGAAGCGGTTGAATATGTGCGCAGCAAAGGGGTATACGTAACTTTGGCGACTGGGAGAACGTATCCCTCTGCAAAGAAGGTAGCAAAAGCATTAAAAGTTGACGATCATGAGCTCATAACTCATGATGGTGCATTTATAGGCTCTTCTGTAGATGAACCCATGTTTGTACGAAGGTTAGATTCGGATCGAATTTTTCAAATTGTTGATATTCTTGAAAATTATCACTGTCATATTCGACTTCTTCACGAAAAATACGCTCTGGCAAATAAAATTAAACAGAAAAATCATTTGATTGCTCGAATGAATATGGGAGTAGGCGATCCATTACTTTATGCTGTTAATTTTGTTGATTCTCTAAGCCATCACTTGATCGATCAGCCTCTTACCGTCCCGAAAATTAAAGCTCATTTTTGGAATGAGATGGAGCGTGAAGATGCTCTTGAAGAGTTAGAAGAAGTCGTGTCAGGAGTCCGTTTAACTTCTTCGGATGAATACAGTGTTGATATTACAGATGCTGCTGTATCAAAAGCACGGGGACTTCAGGTTATCGGGCAAAAGTTAAACATCGGATTACAAGAAATGGTGGCCGTAGGAAGCTTTGAAAATGATCAAGAAATGATTGCTCAAGTCGGGTTAGGTGTCGCCATGGGGCAAGCACCACAAAGTGTAAAGGACGTCGCCGATTGGGTGACACGTTCAAACGACCAAAATGGTGTAGGGTACATGATTAAAGAAGTATTTCGAAAACAGTTGAAAGTCATGTTGTAG
- a CDS encoding PaaI family thioesterase has product MDPKQLSEKAVKAAKNHQTGTDSTFLYSFLDFSFNYLQEEEKVKITCPVTEVMFNPIGFLHGGIVMYIADTAMAHLCASVIGSPSVSLEVKTQFFRTSREGTIEAEAYFTKRGGTIQFAECILKDDQQRELAKVSGTFYTLGD; this is encoded by the coding sequence ATGGATCCAAAGCAACTATCAGAGAAAGCAGTAAAAGCTGCAAAAAATCATCAAACAGGAACAGATTCCACTTTTCTATATTCCTTCCTTGATTTCTCGTTCAACTATCTTCAAGAAGAAGAGAAGGTAAAAATTACTTGTCCGGTTACGGAAGTGATGTTTAATCCGATTGGATTTCTCCATGGCGGGATTGTGATGTATATCGCTGATACAGCCATGGCTCACTTGTGTGCGTCAGTGATTGGGAGTCCGAGTGTGTCGTTGGAAGTAAAAACACAGTTTTTCCGTACTTCACGAGAAGGAACGATCGAGGCAGAAGCGTATTTTACGAAGCGTGGAGGCACTATCCAGTTCGCGGAATGTATCCTTAAAGATGATCAACAACGGGAATTAGCTAAAGTTTCCGGTACATTTTATACCCTAGGTGACTAG
- a CDS encoding YhzD family protein, whose translation MKKYFLTAFDKEGSNLLNESFEASNDGEAKQLGEKRLAEEKLLESPSRVVRESGGLVHFHS comes from the coding sequence ATGAAGAAATATTTTTTAACTGCGTTTGACAAAGAGGGGAGCAACTTACTTAACGAAAGCTTTGAAGCAAGTAATGATGGAGAAGCTAAACAGCTTGGGGAGAAGCGATTGGCCGAAGAAAAACTTTTAGAAAGCCCAAGTCGCGTTGTTAGAGAATCAGGAGGACTGGTTCATTTTCACTCATAA
- a CDS encoding ABC transporter ATP-binding protein: protein MTLKLVDVTKKFGPFTAVDQINMNIPKGEMFGMLGANGAGKTTTFRMILGLIDQSDGQITWDGKRIGYHSSHLVGYLPEERGLYPKMKVRDQLVYLGRLRGMKRSDIVKELESWLERFNVPEYIDKKIDELSKGNQQKIQFIASVIHQPELLILDEPFSGLDPVNVELLKKAVIDLKNEGTTILFSSHRMEHVEELCEHLCILHHGRSVVYGELREVKRSFGKMKLVIHADFKMDDLCHFEGVNQFKETLDGVEMQVQSDRVAQRIFEKLGGRGFVRKFALEEPSLNDIFIEKVGASYE, encoded by the coding sequence ATGACGTTAAAACTTGTGGATGTGACAAAAAAATTTGGACCCTTTACTGCTGTTGATCAAATTAACATGAACATTCCTAAGGGTGAGATGTTTGGAATGCTTGGTGCCAATGGCGCAGGGAAAACGACTACGTTTCGGATGATTTTAGGACTTATCGATCAATCAGATGGGCAAATTACTTGGGACGGAAAAAGAATAGGCTATCACTCAAGTCATTTAGTTGGCTATTTACCAGAAGAACGAGGCTTGTATCCGAAAATGAAGGTGAGAGATCAGCTCGTGTATTTAGGCAGATTACGGGGCATGAAGAGAAGTGACATTGTCAAAGAGTTGGAAAGCTGGCTAGAACGTTTTAATGTGCCGGAGTACATAGACAAAAAAATTGATGAGCTGTCAAAAGGGAATCAGCAAAAAATTCAATTCATTGCTTCTGTCATTCATCAGCCAGAATTACTTATTCTTGATGAACCATTCAGCGGATTGGACCCAGTAAATGTTGAACTATTAAAGAAAGCAGTTATCGATTTAAAGAATGAAGGAACCACAATTCTTTTTTCCTCACATCGAATGGAACATGTAGAGGAGTTGTGCGAACACTTGTGTATTCTACACCACGGTCGTTCTGTCGTTTATGGTGAATTAAGAGAAGTAAAACGCTCGTTTGGCAAAATGAAACTTGTCATTCATGCAGACTTTAAAATGGACGACCTTTGTCATTTTGAAGGAGTCAATCAATTTAAAGAAACACTTGATGGTGTTGAAATGCAAGTACAAAGTGATAGGGTAGCTCAACGAATATTTGAAAAGTTGGGCGGGAGAGGGTTTGTTAGAAAGTTTGCACTCGAAGAACCTTCACTGAATGATATTTTCATTGAAAAGGTGGGTGCTTCCTATGAATAA
- a CDS encoding ABC transporter permease — translation MNKFFIILFHTFFSKFKSKSFIISTIITAVIVAGIANIDRIFEAFEDRGVEADRVGVIEVDEGKGYTDRLLEHLQPFSEQIELVPLTDSEEDAVEKVERGDLDGLLMVREGNSGMPEGFYQANTVADQRAPELVEQALQQVKVEVATAQLGLDEATVENVYAPVTFETEAISDTARSEEEITQTRFLVNALVVVIYFSVLAYGNMIAMEVATEKSSRVMEILVSSVSPVKQMFAKILGIGLLGIIQYILIILVGYLSMRGNVESGGFVGDIMTGVPGVLIVYALLFFLLGYLFYATISAVLGSLVSRTEEVNIVITPLTLIVVVAFLISMFGLNAPESTLITVTSYIPFFTPMVMFLRVGMLQLPFWELALGIAIMVSSIVILAFVGARIYKGGVLMYGKISSLKDIKHALALSKKES, via the coding sequence ATGAATAAATTTTTCATCATTTTGTTTCATACGTTTTTTTCAAAATTTAAATCAAAGTCCTTTATTATTTCGACGATTATAACCGCAGTTATCGTCGCTGGGATTGCTAATATTGACCGTATCTTTGAAGCTTTTGAGGATAGAGGAGTAGAAGCTGATAGGGTCGGTGTCATTGAAGTAGATGAAGGCAAGGGTTATACAGATCGACTACTTGAACATTTACAGCCCTTTTCCGAGCAGATAGAACTTGTTCCGTTAACGGATTCAGAGGAAGATGCTGTTGAAAAGGTCGAACGTGGTGATCTTGATGGCTTGCTAATGGTTCGTGAAGGAAATAGCGGAATGCCTGAGGGTTTTTACCAAGCCAACACAGTTGCCGACCAACGAGCACCAGAGTTAGTGGAGCAAGCACTTCAACAAGTGAAAGTAGAGGTAGCAACTGCTCAACTCGGATTGGACGAGGCAACTGTAGAAAATGTGTATGCGCCAGTAACTTTTGAAACAGAAGCGATCAGTGATACAGCCCGTTCGGAAGAGGAAATAACGCAAACCCGATTTCTTGTAAATGCGCTAGTCGTTGTTATTTATTTTTCGGTCCTCGCTTACGGGAACATGATTGCGATGGAAGTCGCGACTGAAAAATCTTCGAGAGTGATGGAAATTCTCGTATCGAGCGTTTCTCCAGTGAAGCAAATGTTTGCTAAGATTTTAGGTATTGGTTTACTCGGGATCATTCAATATATCTTGATTATTTTAGTTGGCTACTTGTCAATGAGAGGAAATGTCGAGTCAGGTGGGTTTGTAGGAGACATTATGACTGGAGTTCCAGGGGTGTTGATTGTGTATGCCTTATTATTTTTCCTGTTAGGATATTTGTTTTATGCGACTATCTCTGCTGTCCTTGGTTCTTTAGTAAGTCGAACAGAAGAAGTAAACATTGTGATCACACCACTGACTCTCATTGTTGTCGTAGCTTTCCTCATATCTATGTTTGGTCTTAATGCACCAGAATCGACACTTATTACTGTTACATCTTATATTCCTTTCTTCACGCCGATGGTCATGTTCCTGCGTGTTGGCATGTTGCAATTGCCTTTTTGGGAATTAGCATTAGGTATCGCTATTATGGTTAGCTCGATTGTGATCCTTGCCTTTGTAGGTGCAAGAATATATAAAGGCGGCGTATTGATGTATGGGAAAATTTCATCTTTAAAAGATATAAAACACGCACTAGCTTTATCTAAGAAAGAATCTTAA